Proteins from a genomic interval of Polaribacter sejongensis:
- the hemF gene encoding oxygen-dependent coproporphyrinogen oxidase, whose protein sequence is MKDQFYKYIENLQDTITSKLEEVDGGAKFQEDLWKREEGGGGRTRVIENGKVFEKGGVNISAVHGELPEALRKQFKVKEGNFFACGLSLVLHPISPFVPTVHANWRYFEMYDEAGNIVTQWFGGGQDLTPYYLFDEDATHFHTVCKSACDQHDPEFYPKFKKVCDEYFWNAHRNEARGIGGLFFDYQKETEEFSIEDRFNFVTEVGDSFLESYVPIVEKRKEISFTKEHKDWQEVRRGRYVEFNLVHDRGTLFGLKTNGRIESILMSLPPIVQWKYNHQPEENSEEERLIKVLENPKEWVS, encoded by the coding sequence ATGAAAGATCAATTTTATAAATACATAGAAAACTTACAAGACACAATTACTTCTAAGTTAGAGGAGGTAGATGGCGGAGCTAAATTTCAAGAAGACCTTTGGAAAAGAGAAGAAGGTGGAGGTGGAAGAACTCGTGTGATTGAAAACGGAAAAGTTTTTGAAAAAGGTGGTGTAAACATATCTGCTGTTCATGGCGAATTACCAGAAGCGTTAAGGAAGCAGTTTAAAGTAAAAGAAGGAAATTTCTTTGCTTGTGGATTGAGTCTCGTTTTACATCCAATAAGTCCATTTGTGCCAACAGTGCACGCAAATTGGCGCTATTTTGAAATGTATGACGAAGCAGGAAACATCGTTACACAGTGGTTTGGTGGTGGACAAGATTTAACGCCGTATTATTTATTTGATGAAGATGCTACTCATTTCCATACAGTATGTAAATCTGCTTGTGACCAACATGATCCAGAATTTTATCCGAAGTTTAAAAAAGTTTGTGATGAGTATTTCTGGAATGCTCACAGAAATGAAGCAAGAGGAATAGGAGGTTTATTTTTCGATTATCAAAAGGAAACTGAAGAATTTTCTATAGAAGATAGATTCAATTTTGTAACAGAAGTAGGAGATAGTTTCTTAGAAAGTTATGTGCCAATTGTAGAAAAACGAAAAGAAATTTCGTTTACAAAAGAACATAAAGATTGGCAAGAGGTAAGACGAGGACGTTATGTAGAATTCAATTTAGTGCATGATAGAGGTACTTTGTTTGGCTTAAAGACAAACGGAAGGATAGAAAGTATTTTAATGAGTTTACCGCCAATTGTACAATGGAAATACAACCATCAACCAGAAGAAAATTCTGAAGAAGAAAGGTTGATTAAGGTTTTAGAAAATCCTAAAGAATGGGTTTCTTAA
- a CDS encoding EI24 domain-containing protein, whose product MIKNILSGISAYAGSFGLISQLKLWKYFIIPIVISVVTATIIGFTAYGLSDNIGAFLAKIWIWDWGKETFTTITSVIGGLFVLVIGFLLYKHIVMALSAPFMSPVSEKIEIHIIGDLKDNHRKTSFQEQLIRGIRISLRNISKELMLTIPLLLLSFIPLIGIVFTALLFLLQAYYVGFGNMDYTLERHFNYKDSINFVGKKKGFAIGNGIVFMLCMLIPIIGIIIVLPLSVTAASVKTVALLNTENSK is encoded by the coding sequence ATGATTAAAAATATACTTTCAGGTATTAGTGCCTACGCAGGTTCTTTTGGTTTAATATCTCAATTAAAACTTTGGAAATATTTTATAATTCCCATAGTAATTAGTGTGGTAACGGCAACAATTATTGGTTTTACAGCCTACGGATTATCAGATAATATTGGTGCTTTTTTAGCTAAAATCTGGATTTGGGATTGGGGAAAAGAAACATTTACAACCATTACATCTGTAATTGGAGGACTCTTTGTTTTGGTTATTGGTTTTTTACTGTACAAGCATATTGTAATGGCTTTATCAGCACCATTTATGAGTCCTGTATCAGAAAAGATAGAAATTCATATCATTGGAGATTTAAAAGACAACCACAGAAAAACGAGCTTTCAAGAACAATTAATTAGAGGTATTAGAATTAGTTTAAGAAACATAAGTAAAGAATTAATGTTAACGATTCCGTTGTTATTATTAAGTTTTATTCCCTTAATAGGAATTGTTTTTACCGCTTTATTATTTTTATTACAAGCTTATTATGTCGGTTTCGGAAATATGGATTATACTTTAGAAAGACATTTTAATTATAAAGATAGCATCAACTTTGTAGGAAAAAAGAAAGGTTTTGCTATTGGTAATGGAATTGTTTTTATGCTCTGTATGTTAATTCCAATTATAGGAATCATTATCGTTTTACCACTTTCTGTAACAGCTGCATCTGTAAAAACGGTGGCCTTATTAAATACCGAAAATAGTAAGTGA
- the hemE gene encoding uroporphyrinogen decarboxylase, with translation MIKNDLFLRALKGETVDRPPVWMMRQAGRYLPEFQEIKKKYDFFTRCQTPELASEITVQPIRRYGMDAAILFSDILVIPQAMNIHVEMKPDFGPYLPNPIRTQKDLDSVIVPDIQDTLGYVMEAIKATKEKLNDEVPLIGFAGSPWTILCYCVQGQGSKNFDKAKELCFTNPVVAHSLLQKITDTTIAYLKAKVEAGVDAVQVFDSWGGMLSPVDYQEFSWQYMQQIIDALKDSTPVIAFGKGCWFALDEMSKSGASALGVDWTCSPKTARKLSGGNITLQGNFDPTRLFSPPEVIKTMVHQMINEFGKDKLVVNLGHGILPNIPLENAKAFIDAVKEYKAS, from the coding sequence ATGATAAAAAACGATTTATTTTTAAGAGCTTTAAAAGGAGAAACTGTAGACCGTCCACCAGTTTGGATGATGCGTCAAGCAGGTAGATATTTACCAGAATTTCAAGAAATCAAGAAAAAGTACGATTTTTTTACACGTTGCCAAACTCCAGAGTTAGCATCAGAAATTACGGTGCAACCAATTCGTAGATACGGAATGGATGCTGCAATTCTGTTTTCAGATATCTTGGTAATTCCACAAGCAATGAATATTCATGTGGAAATGAAACCAGATTTCGGACCTTATTTACCGAATCCAATTCGTACTCAAAAAGATTTAGATTCCGTAATTGTTCCAGATATTCAAGATACTTTAGGCTATGTTATGGAAGCTATTAAAGCAACCAAAGAAAAGCTGAATGATGAAGTGCCATTAATCGGTTTTGCAGGTTCACCTTGGACAATTCTTTGTTATTGTGTACAAGGACAAGGTTCTAAAAACTTTGATAAAGCAAAAGAATTATGTTTCACAAACCCTGTGGTAGCACATTCTTTATTACAAAAAATTACAGACACAACTATTGCGTATTTAAAAGCAAAAGTTGAAGCTGGTGTAGATGCCGTTCAGGTTTTTGATTCTTGGGGAGGAATGTTATCTCCAGTAGATTATCAAGAATTTTCTTGGCAATATATGCAGCAAATTATCGATGCTTTAAAAGATAGTACTCCGGTAATTGCTTTTGGTAAAGGTTGTTGGTTTGCTTTAGACGAGATGTCTAAATCTGGCGCTTCGGCTTTAGGTGTAGATTGGACGTGTTCTCCAAAAACTGCCCGTAAATTGTCTGGAGGCAATATTACTTTACAAGGTAATTTCGATCCTACAAGATTGTTTTCGCCACCGGAAGTTATTAAAACAATGGTACATCAAATGATTAATGAATTTGGTAAAGACAAGTTAGTTGTAAACCTTGGTCATGGTATTTTACCTAACATTCCGTTAGAAAATGCAAAAGCATTTATAGACGCGGTAAAAGAGTATAAAGCTTCATAA
- a CDS encoding potassium channel family protein, translating into MKIIVIGLGNFGHALALRLTETGNEVIAIDKQMEKINLLKDQVSHAICMDSTNELAYNAVPLKDADKVIVAIGENEGAAIITTAIVKKLCDVKIISRALSSIHDTVLEAMGVYAIIHPEQDSANRLTKQINFKSTLENYQLDDNFTISEVKAKKDFIGKTLKELDTTNKYQLTLITIIREKYERNFMGKKHSVKQSIGRVNSETIVMENDVLVVYGNNKDIENYCLGEEEYNLGNKNI; encoded by the coding sequence ATGAAAATAATAGTTATTGGACTTGGAAATTTTGGACACGCACTCGCATTAAGGCTAACCGAAACTGGCAACGAAGTAATTGCTATAGACAAACAAATGGAGAAAATTAACTTATTAAAAGACCAAGTTTCTCATGCCATTTGTATGGATTCTACCAATGAACTAGCTTACAATGCGGTACCATTAAAAGATGCCGATAAGGTTATTGTTGCTATTGGGGAGAATGAAGGAGCCGCAATTATTACCACAGCAATTGTAAAAAAACTATGTGATGTAAAAATTATCAGTCGTGCATTATCTTCTATTCATGATACAGTGCTCGAAGCGATGGGAGTATACGCTATTATACATCCAGAACAAGATTCAGCAAACCGATTAACCAAGCAAATCAATTTTAAATCTACTTTAGAAAACTATCAATTGGACGATAATTTTACGATTTCAGAAGTAAAAGCAAAAAAAGATTTTATTGGTAAAACATTAAAAGAATTAGATACCACAAATAAATATCAACTGACCTTAATTACTATTATTCGTGAGAAATATGAACGAAATTTTATGGGTAAAAAACATAGTGTTAAACAGAGTATTGGGCGAGTAAATTCAGAAACCATAGTGATGGAAAATGACGTTTTAGTGGTGTATGGAAATAATAAAGATATAGAAAATTACTGCTTAGGGGAAGAAGAATACAACCTAGGTAACAAAAACATATAA
- a CDS encoding TrkH family potassium uptake protein codes for MPKLRKQSLLNYIYRFFDIIVLFFIVFDFGYDHADNFTSPHVFGLIVLSTALLVFNAIKFFAGKYKKTKNIALVNIAIIAVLLIISIVVSVVHFNNDYHFILQKIKPTLEFGLILYFLLRLLVLVRYIYEVYFNPAIVFVGSFFILAVLGAFLLMLPSATSNGITFTNALFTATSSVCVTGLAVLDTSHDFTTIGQSIILVLIQLGGLGILTFTSFFAFFFRGSSSFKEGLNTRDFLAQEGLKDVFRAALNVVAFTVVLELIGAVFIYFSVADNMVIKNKLFFSVFHSISAFCNAGFSIIPSGLFQESIRFNYSFQWVIMMLIIFGGLGHNIIFNFYKKIKISVIELFQKNTIHKRVPIITLNTKIVIYTTAILLVTGWVFFFISEYNNTMLEHTTIVGKLTNAAFNSVSPRTAGFNVIDYSQMTVPSLLFVIFLMWVGASPASTGGGVKTSTIALATLNIFTVSRGKSRTEIFGKRISSESTSRAFAILCISLIVIGTAILALLIFEPKDTPILSVIFECFSAYSTVGLSLNFTPILTESSKYVIILVMFIGRIGMLNLMIGLLRQINHQFYEYPKENILIN; via the coding sequence ATGCCTAAATTAAGAAAACAATCATTACTAAATTACATTTATCGGTTTTTCGATATTATTGTATTGTTTTTTATTGTTTTTGATTTTGGTTACGATCATGCAGATAACTTTACATCACCACATGTTTTTGGATTAATCGTTTTATCTACCGCATTATTGGTGTTTAACGCCATTAAGTTTTTTGCTGGAAAATATAAGAAAACCAAGAATATTGCATTAGTAAACATTGCAATTATTGCTGTTTTACTTATTATTTCTATTGTTGTTTCTGTTGTTCATTTTAATAATGATTATCATTTTATCTTACAGAAAATAAAACCAACTCTAGAGTTTGGGCTTATTTTATACTTTCTTTTAAGGTTACTTGTTTTAGTTCGCTACATTTATGAAGTTTACTTTAACCCTGCTATTGTATTTGTAGGGAGTTTTTTCATTTTAGCTGTTTTAGGAGCATTCTTATTGATGCTACCAAGTGCTACCTCTAATGGAATAACATTTACAAATGCTCTTTTTACGGCTACAAGTTCGGTTTGTGTTACGGGTTTAGCTGTTTTAGATACCAGTCATGATTTTACCACGATAGGACAATCTATTATATTGGTTTTAATTCAATTAGGTGGGTTAGGGATTTTGACTTTTACCTCATTTTTTGCTTTTTTTTTTAGAGGAAGTTCTTCCTTTAAAGAAGGTTTAAATACACGCGATTTTCTTGCTCAAGAAGGATTGAAAGATGTTTTTAGAGCGGCATTGAATGTAGTTGCCTTTACGGTTGTTTTAGAACTAATTGGTGCGGTATTTATCTATTTTTCAGTGGCAGATAATATGGTAATTAAAAACAAGTTGTTCTTTTCTGTATTTCATTCTATTTCAGCATTTTGTAATGCCGGTTTTTCTATTATTCCTTCTGGATTATTTCAAGAAAGTATCCGTTTTAATTATAGCTTTCAATGGGTTATTATGATGCTTATTATTTTTGGTGGTTTAGGGCACAATATTATATTTAATTTCTACAAAAAAATTAAAATATCGGTTATAGAGTTATTTCAAAAAAATACGATACATAAACGCGTGCCAATTATTACATTAAATACAAAAATTGTAATCTATACTACGGCTATCTTGCTTGTTACGGGGTGGGTGTTTTTCTTTATTTCAGAATATAATAATACGATGCTAGAGCATACTACAATTGTAGGTAAACTCACAAATGCTGCGTTTAATTCGGTAAGTCCTAGAACAGCTGGGTTTAATGTGATAGATTATAGCCAAATGACTGTGCCATCATTATTGTTTGTAATATTTTTAATGTGGGTTGGAGCCTCTCCTGCATCAACAGGAGGTGGTGTAAAAACAAGCACTATTGCATTAGCAACATTAAATATTTTTACGGTTTCTAGAGGTAAAAGTCGTACAGAAATATTTGGAAAACGGATTTCATCAGAATCAACAAGTAGAGCCTTTGCAATTTTATGTATCTCGCTTATTGTAATTGGAACTGCTATTCTGGCTTTATTAATTTTTGAACCCAAAGACACTCCAATATTATCTGTTATTTTTGAATGTTTTTCGGCATATAGTACCGTTGGATTAAGCTTAAATTTTACGCCCATATTAACAGAGTCTAGCAAATACGTTATCATTTTGGTCATGTTTATAGGTAGAATAGGAATGCTCAATTTAATGATTGGTTTATTACGACAAATCAATCATCAATTTTATGAATATCCAAAAGAAAATATTTTAATTAACTAA
- the hemL gene encoding glutamate-1-semialdehyde 2,1-aminomutase: MEFKKSEKLYKKGLKNLVGAVNSPVRAFSSVGGNPLFIKKAKGTKITDVDGNKYIDLVLSYGPMILGHRHKKVQKAVEKALQKGYSFGASTENEIKLAKIVCDAFPGMDKVRFVNSGTEAVLSGIRLARAFTGKDKIIKFAGCYHGHQDALLVAAGSGLMTLSLPGSKGVPEGAVKNTLISNYNDLESVKKHFENDDNIAGVIIEPIAGNMGVVVPEDNFLVELKKYLESKGALLIVDEVMTGFRSKFGGAQELLGVEADITCLGKVIGGGFPVGAYGAREEIMQEVAPLGGMYQAGTLSGNPIAMAGGIATLTELKKQNPYKQFEETGAILEVILLETAKKYNVALTVNRFGSMLNPFFVNSEVTNFVEAQLSDTKKFAVFFWEMIRNGVFLPPSQFEAWFLSSALSDKDIKKISKAIDAGMKKVAESN, from the coding sequence ATGGAATTCAAGAAATCAGAAAAATTATATAAAAAAGGATTAAAAAATCTTGTTGGAGCGGTAAATTCTCCTGTAAGAGCCTTTTCATCAGTTGGAGGAAATCCGTTGTTTATCAAAAAAGCAAAAGGAACTAAAATTACCGATGTTGATGGTAATAAATATATAGATTTAGTACTTTCTTACGGGCCAATGATTTTAGGTCACAGACATAAAAAAGTACAAAAAGCTGTTGAAAAAGCATTACAAAAAGGATATTCTTTTGGTGCATCAACAGAAAACGAAATAAAATTAGCAAAAATAGTTTGTGATGCTTTTCCAGGAATGGATAAAGTCCGTTTTGTAAATTCTGGTACAGAAGCTGTTTTAAGCGGAATCCGTTTGGCAAGAGCATTTACCGGAAAAGATAAAATTATAAAATTTGCAGGTTGTTACCATGGGCATCAAGATGCGTTATTAGTCGCTGCAGGTTCTGGTTTAATGACTTTAAGTTTACCCGGTTCTAAAGGAGTTCCTGAAGGAGCTGTTAAGAACACATTAATTTCTAATTATAACGATTTAGAAAGTGTAAAAAAACATTTTGAAAACGACGACAATATTGCAGGAGTAATTATTGAACCAATTGCAGGTAATATGGGAGTTGTTGTTCCTGAAGATAATTTCTTAGTAGAATTAAAAAAATACTTAGAATCTAAAGGAGCCTTATTAATTGTAGATGAGGTAATGACAGGTTTCCGTTCTAAGTTTGGTGGAGCGCAAGAATTATTAGGCGTAGAAGCAGATATTACGTGTTTAGGTAAAGTTATTGGTGGAGGTTTCCCCGTAGGAGCTTACGGAGCAAGAGAAGAAATTATGCAAGAAGTTGCGCCTTTAGGCGGAATGTATCAAGCAGGAACGTTAAGTGGAAATCCAATTGCAATGGCAGGTGGAATTGCAACTTTAACGGAACTGAAAAAGCAAAATCCGTATAAACAATTTGAAGAAACTGGTGCTATTTTAGAAGTAATTTTATTAGAAACGGCTAAGAAATACAATGTAGCTTTAACAGTAAATAGATTTGGTTCTATGTTAAATCCTTTCTTTGTAAATAGTGAAGTTACCAACTTTGTAGAAGCACAATTATCAGATACTAAAAAGTTTGCAGTGTTTTTCTGGGAAATGATTAGAAACGGAGTTTTCTTACCTCCAAGTCAGTTTGAAGCATGGTTTTTATCATCAGCTTTATCAGACAAGGATATTAAGAAAATAAGTAAAGCTATTGATGCAGGAATGAAAAAGGTTGCAGAAAGTAATTAA
- the hemB gene encoding porphobilinogen synthase, whose product MFRTRRLRKTEGIRRLVRETKVSVDDFIYPLFIEEGENIETEIVSMPGIKRFSLDRISKELDEVVELNIPAVLLFGIPSTKDDEGTETWNDNGIMQQAIRFIKKNYPSLYVITDVCFCEYTSHGHCGIIHDNDVDNDATLVNIAKQVISHAKAGVDMVAPSGMMDGTIDMIRQSLDNTGFVDLPIMAYAVKYSSAFYGPFRDAADSAPTFGDRRTYQMDPANRDEGMREATFDDQEGADILMVKPALSYLDIIRDLKNNFDRPIACYNVSGEYAMVKAAAEKGWIDGEKVMMESLLSMKRAGADIIITYFAKEAARVLLRK is encoded by the coding sequence ATGTTTAGAACTCGTAGATTAAGAAAAACAGAAGGAATTAGAAGATTAGTTAGAGAAACTAAAGTATCTGTAGACGATTTTATTTATCCACTTTTTATTGAAGAAGGAGAAAATATAGAAACTGAAATTGTTTCTATGCCAGGAATCAAACGTTTTTCTTTAGATCGGATTTCTAAAGAATTAGATGAGGTGGTTGAATTAAATATTCCTGCTGTTTTGTTATTCGGAATTCCATCTACAAAAGATGATGAAGGAACAGAAACTTGGAATGATAACGGAATTATGCAACAAGCAATTCGTTTTATCAAGAAAAACTACCCAAGTTTATATGTAATTACAGACGTTTGTTTTTGTGAATATACTTCTCACGGTCATTGCGGAATTATTCATGACAATGATGTAGATAATGACGCTACGTTAGTCAATATTGCTAAACAAGTTATATCGCATGCAAAAGCAGGTGTAGATATGGTTGCGCCATCTGGAATGATGGACGGAACGATTGATATGATTCGTCAGTCTTTAGACAATACAGGCTTTGTAGACTTACCAATTATGGCGTATGCTGTAAAATATTCATCGGCTTTTTACGGTCCTTTTAGAGATGCTGCAGATTCTGCACCAACCTTTGGAGACAGAAGAACCTATCAAATGGATCCTGCAAACAGAGACGAGGGAATGCGTGAAGCAACTTTTGACGATCAAGAAGGAGCTGATATCTTAATGGTAAAACCAGCATTGTCTTATTTAGATATTATTAGAGATTTAAAAAACAATTTCGACCGTCCGATTGCATGTTACAATGTAAGTGGGGAATATGCAATGGTAAAAGCCGCGGCAGAAAAAGGTTGGATTGATGGTGAAAAAGTAATGATGGAAAGCTTACTGTCTATGAAAAGAGCAGGAGCTGATATTATTATTACGTATTTTGCTAAAGAAGCAGCAAGAGTACTGTTGAGAAAATAA